In Streptomyces sp. TLI_146, the genomic stretch GCTCCCGGCAGACGGCGAGCGCCGCCGCCACGTCCTCGGCGTCCCGGGGCGCGACCACTCCGTACGGCACACGCCGGTAGTTGGACGCGTCCATCGTCGTCAGCGCCCGCGCGCCCGCCGAGAAGTCGACCTCCCCGCGCACGACCGCCCGCAGTTCCCGCTCCAACGCGCCGGAAGCCTCCGTGCGCCCCGGTCCGCCCGCACCACCCGTGCCGCCCACGTCGCCCATGTCTCCCATGGGAAACAGCCTGCCCTTCGCGGGCCCGAGTACGGCGGGCCGCGCCCGCGGCGCGTCTCGCGGGGTGGACCGGAGCCGCGCGCTCCACGGTGTGCCGATACCCTGCGCTCGTGGCTGAGATCCAGATTCCCGCTGACATGAAGCCCGCCGACGGCCGTTTCGGCGCGGGCCCCTCCAAGGTGCGTACGGAGGCGCTGGACGCCCTGGCCGCCACCGGTACCTCGCTCCTCGGCACCTCCCACCGCCAGGCCCCGGTCAAGAACCTGGTCGGCGAGGTCCGCCAGGGCGTACGGGACCTGTTCTCGCTGCCCGAGGGGTACGAGGTGATCCTGGGCAACGGCGGCTCGACCGCGTTCTGGGACGTCGCGACCCACGGGCTGATCGAGAACAAGTCGCAGCACCTGAACTTCGGCGAGTTCTCGTCCAAGTTCGCCAAGGCCGCGAAGCTCGCGCCGTGGCTGGCCGAGCCGTCGGTGATCGCCTCCGAGCCCGGCACGCACCCCGAGCCGGCCGCCGAGGCGGGCGTCGACGTCTACGCCTTCACCCACAACGAGACCTCCACCGGTGTCGCCGCCCCCGTCAAGCGGGTCGCGGGCGCCGACGAGGGCGCGCTCGTCCTGGTCGACGCGACCTCGGGCGCGGGCGGCCTGCCGGTCGACATCGCCGAGAGCGACGTCTACTACTTCGCCCCGCAGAAGTCCTTCGCCTCCGACGGCGGTCTGTGGATCGCGGCGTTCTCCCCGGCCGCGCTGGAGCGCGCCGCGCGGATCCACGCGTCCGGCCGCCACATCCCGGAGTTCTTCAGCCTCCCGACGGCGATCGACAACTCCCTCAAGAACCAGACGTACAACACCCCGGCGCTCGCCACGCTCTTCCTCCTCAACGAGCAGCTGAAGTGGATCAACGGCCAGGGCGGTCTCGCCTGGTCCACTGCCCGTACGAAGGACTCCTCGACCCGCCTCTACAGCTGGGCGGAGGAGTCCAAGCACGCGAACCCGTTCGTCACCGACCCGGCGAAGCGCTCGCAGGTCATCGGCACGATCGACTTCGCGGAGGACGTCGACGCGGCGGCGGTCGCCAAGGTGCTGCGCGCCAACGGGATCGTCGACACCGAGCCGTACCGCAAGCTCGGCCGCAACCAGCTCCGCGTGGCGATGTTCCCGGCGATCGACCCGTCGGACGTCGAGGCGCTGACGGCGTGCGTCGATTACGTGATCGAGCAGCTCTGAGTCTCGGCCCGGTGTTTGTCTGCGGCTGAGTGGCGGGTTGTTCGCGCAGTTCCCCGCGCCCCTGGGGGGTACGGCTTCTCCGGCAGGTTGCTGTGCCCCGCGACACCCTCGTTCGTCTGCGGGCCGGTGGCCGCTTCTCGCGCAGTTCCCCGCGCCCCTAAATACCTGTGGCTGAGGCCAGCACTCCGGCTGCGGCCTACTACCTAAGGGGCGCGGGGAACTGCGCGACCAGCCACCCACACAGCCGCAGACGAAGGCCGGGCCCGATCATCCCCGCCGGAAGCGCCGTTTCAGCCCCACCCACGCGGCCCCGGCACCCACCACCGCCAGCGCCCCGTACACCAGGTTCCGGTTGTCGCCGCCGCCCGAGTCGGCGCCGCCCTTGCTCGCGCCGCCGCCCGAGGGTGAACCCCCCTTGTCGGAGGGGGACTTGCCGGACTCCACCGCAACCCGCTTCACCGGGCTCCCCTCCCCCTCCGTCCCGAAGAGTAGCGCCTTCCCGTCCGGGGTGTACGTGACGGACTCGGCCTGGCGCATCAGCGGGGCGGACACCCCGTGCCGCGCGCCGAGCTTCCCGTTCTTCCAGTCGTACTCCGCCGCCCAGAAGTACCCCCGCAGCGCCAGCTTCGACCCGTCCGGGGAGAACGCGCCGTCGGTGACCCACGGCACGTCGTCGATCCGCCGGAAGATGTTCGTCCCGGCCGCCGAGAGCCGCTCGGGGCCCTCGTACAGCCCGCCGCCGCCCTCCTTCTTGGAGGCGATGTAGAGGCGGCCGGTCTTGGGGTGGACCATCAGCGCCTCGGCGTTGCGCGGCCCGTCGGCGTACTTCACGACGTACTGGGTCGCCTTGACGGTCGCGTCCTTGAGCCGCGCGGGCTCGGGGAACTTGTAGATCCAGACGTTCTTCCAGGTGCCGCCCAGGTTGTCCCCGATGTCCCCGACGTACACGTTCCCGTCCGAGCCGACCGAGATCGCCTCGACGTCGCGCGGGCGCCCGACGCCGGTCAGGGTGATCCTGGCGACGGTCTCGCCGGTCTTCGAGTCGACCGCGTACACATACGGCCCGTCGTCGCTGTCGTTGTGCGTCCAGTAGATCCCCGGGTGCGCCCGGCTGGCGGCGAGGCCGCTGGACTCCTTGATCCGGGGGTCCTTGATCGTGAAGTCACCGTCGTCGGCGGCGGCCGCGGCGGCCCCCAGCACGACGAGCCCGGCGGCCGTGGCGGCGGACAGAAGCGAACGCATCGGGAAACGCATGGGACCAAGTGTCCATCGTCACGTGGCAGCCCGTCGAAGCCGTCCAGGTGATCCGCCATCATGGCCCCATGCGTTTCATGTTCGTCGGCGACTCCATGACCATCGGACGCGCCGGCGACATCACCTGGCGCTACCGCATGTGGCAGCACCTCAGCACGTCCTTCGACGGCCCCTTCGAGATCGTGGGGCCGCGCACCGAGCTGTACGACACGGAGGCGGGCGCCCCGCTGTCGTACGCGTACGGCGCACCGGACTTCCCGGCTGCGGCCCGCCGCCACCTCTCCGGCTGGGGCGAGGGCTGGCTGCACATGGCCCCGCTGATCCGCGAGGCGGCGGCCGGGGCGGGCGCCGACGTCCTCCTGGTCTCCCTCGGCCTGATAGACCTCGGCTTCTACACGGACAGCGACCAGACGGCGGCCAACGTCCGCGCCTTCGTGACCCAGGCGCGCGCCGCGAACCCGGCCGTCCGCATGGTCCTGCTCCCGGTCATCCCGAACATCCGCGCCGAGTCGGACGCTCCCTTCGCGGCCGAGGTGACCCGCTTCAACGAACTCCTGGCGAAGGCGGTGGCGGACCTGGACCAGCCGTCCTCCCCGCTGCTCCTCGCCTCCCACCCGCCGACGTACGACATCCACCAGGACACGTACGACGGCACCCACCCCTCGGCCTCGGGCGAACACAAGCTGGCGGCGGCGTTCGCCGAGGCGATGCATCAGGGGTGGGGGCTGGGCGGGGCGTACACGGGCTGACGCCCGGGGCCTACCAGGCGAACGCCTCCGGCGACGGCCCCGGACCCGGGAAGATCTCCTCCAGGGACGCCAGCAGCTCGTCGTCCAGCTTCAGCGCGACCGCGCGCAGGGCCGATTCGAGCTGGTCCGCCGTGCGCGGGCCGACGATCGGGCCCGTCACGCCCGGCCGGGTGAGCAGCCAGGCCAGCCCGACCTCGCCCGGCTCCAGGCCGCGCTCGGCGAGCAGGTCCTCGTACGCCTGCACCTTCGCCCGGACCGCCGGGTCCTTCAGCAAGTCCGCCGCCCGGCCGCCGGTCGACCGCGAGCCCCCGCCCTCACGCTCCTTGCGCAGCGCACCGCCGAGCAGGCCCCCGTACAGCGGGGACCAGGGGATGATCCCGACGCCGTACTCCTGGGCGGCGGGAATCACCTCCATCTCGGCGCGGCGCTCGGCGAGGTTGTAGAGGCACTGCTCACTGACCAGCCCCAACCGCCCGGTGCACGCGGCGACTTCATTACCCTGCGCAATCTTGTAGCCGGGGAAGTTCGACGTACCGACGTACAGCACCTTCCCCTCCCGTACGAGGACGTCCATGGCCTGCCAGATCTCCTCGAAGGGAGTGGCGCGGTCCACGTGGTGGAACTGGTAGACGTCGATGTAGTCCGTGCCGAGCCGCTTCAGGCTGCCCTCGACCGCCCGGCGGATGTTGAGCGCCGACAGCTTGTCGTGGTTCGGCCAGACGGGGGCGCCGTCGGCGGACATGTTCCCGTACGCCTTCGTGGCCAGGACCGTCTTGTCGCGGCGCCCGCCGCCCTTGGCGAACCAGCTGCCGATGATCTCCTCGGTGCGGCCCTTGCCGGCGCTCTGGCCATAGACATTGGCGGTGTCGAAGAAGTTGACGCCCGCGTCGTGGGCGGCGTCCATGAGCGCATGGCTGCCGGCCTCGTCCGTCTGCGGGCCGAAGTTCATGGTGCCGAGGACGAGACGGCTGACCTTGAGACCTGTGCGTCCGAGCTGCGTGTACTCCATGAGGTACCAGCGAACCTCTTGAAGTGCGCTTCAAGCAAGCACCACGCGCCCCACGGCTGCTACCAGGCGAAGGCCTCCGGCGAGGGGCCCGGTCCGGGGAAGATCTCGTCGAGCCCGGCCAGCACTTCGTCGCTCAGCTCCAGCTCGACCGCGCGCAGAGCCGATTCGAGCTGGTCCGCCGTGCGCGGGCCGACGATCGGACCCGTCACGCCCGGCCGCGTCAGCAGCCACGCCAACGCCACTTCGCCCGGCTCCAGTTCGTGCTTGGCGAGCAGGTCCTCGTACGCCTGCACCTTCGCCCGGACCGCCGGATCGGCGAGCCCGGCGGCGGACCGGCCGCCCTTGGTACGCGACCCGTCGCCCGCCTGCTCCTTTCGCAGGGCGCCGCCGAGCAGGCCCTGGTGGAGCGGGGACCAGGGGATGATCCCGACGCCGTACTCCTGGGCGGCCGGGATGACCTCCATCTCGGCGCGGCGCTCGGCGAGGTTGTAGAGGCACTGCTCACTGACCAGCCCCAACCGCCCGGTGCGGGCGGCGACTTCATTACCCTGAGCGATCTTGTACCCGGGGAAGTTCGACGTACCGACGTACAGCACCTTCCCCTCCCGTACGAGGACGTCCATGGCCTGCCAGATCTCCTCGAAGGGAGTGGCGCGGTCCACGTGGTGGAACTGGTAGACGTCGATGTAGTCCGTGCCGAGCCGCTTCAGGCTGGCCTCCACCGAACGGCGGATGTTGAGCGCGGAGAGCCGGTCGTGGTTGGGCCAGGAGGTGACGTTCCAGGGGGTGCCGTCCTGGGTCATGTTCCCGTAGCCCTTGGTCGCCAGGACCGTCTTGTCGCGGCGCCCGCCGCCCCGCGCGAACCAGGACCCGACGATCTCCTCGGTGAGCCCCTTGTGTTCGGCTATGCCGTAGATGTTCGCGGTGTCGAAGAAGTTGACGCCCGCGTCCTGCGCGGCGTCCATGAGCGCGTGGCTGTCGGCCTCGTCCGTGAGGGGGCCGAAGTTCATGGTGCCGAGGACGAGACGGCTGACCTTGAGACCTGTGCGTCCGAGCTGCGTGTACTCCATGGGGCACCAGCGAACCTGTTGAAGTGCGCTCCAAGCAAGGGCCGTTCCCCAGGGTTCAGTCGCGGGGGAACTCGTCGGTGGTGAGGGTGAGTCCGACGGGGGTCTGGGTGAGATCGATCTCGTCACCGAAGTCGAGGGTGACCGTGCCGTGGTATTCGTCGTCCTTCGGCAGGGTGTGGAGGTGCCACTTGCCGGTGTACGGGTCGACGATCAGGTACGCCGGGACGTCGGCGGCGGCGAACGCGGCCTTCTTGGGGCCGTAGTCGTTCGAGGCCGTGCCCTTGGAAATCACCTCGGCGACGAAGTCGATGTCCTCATAGCGCCAGCGCCCCTTGTCGCCCTTGACCGCGCCGTCCTTCAGCGCCACGACGTCGCAGGCGAAGCCGTTGAGATGGCCGGGGAAGTCGATGCGGACATCGGAGGCCAGGCGCTTCAGCGGGTATTTGGTGCGCAACTGCTCGATGAGGCCAAGGATGATCTCCCAGTGGACTTGCCGTTGTGGCGCCATGGCGATGTTCCCCCCGACGATCTCGGTCTTGTAACCCTCGGGGATAGGCATCTTCTCGATCCACTCGAACATCATGTCCAGAGTGAGCTCGTCGTCGCTCGCGGCCATCTCGATCCTGTCGGTGTCTACGACGTCTACGACGGTCATCGTGGCGCTCCTCCCCGGCTGTCGCTCCCCGGCAGCCAGCCACCCGGTACAACGATACGCACGGCGCCAAGGACACGGGCTGTCGAACCCCAGTGCGTACGCGACTAGGACCCCGCAAACCAGCTCGACGCGTCGAGGCGGAACGCCTCGGGCGGGACCACCGTGCGCAGCGACGCCTCCATCTCCCGCACGGGGCCGACTCCCAGCGTACGGACCCAGTCGGCGCGCAGTTCGTCGAACACGGCCGCCGACCGGGCCAGCGCGTCGAGGCCGCGCGGGGTGATGCGGACGACCTTGCGGCGGGCGTCGGCGGGGTCGTCGGCGCGTTCGGCGTAGCCCAGGGCCTCCAGGCGGTCGACGGTCTTCCCGGCGGCCTGCTTGGAGACGCCGAGCCGCCGCCCGATCTCGCTCGCGGTCGCCCCGCCGGGCCCGACGGCCTGGAGGGCGAAGCCGTGGGCGGGCCGGAGGTCCGGGTGCCCCTGGCGGGCGAGCTCGGCGTGGAGGCGGTCGATGAGGGAGCGGAACCCGCCGAGGAGGAGCAGGGGCAGCTCATAGCCGGGGGTGGGCACCTCCTCGCTTTCCCCGTTGCGAGAACCGACAACCTGGTTTACCTTCTTATCGTCAACCACGTTGTCTATCTTACGGGGAGCAGGTACGCCGTGACATTCGTCGAGCACACCCTGGAGTCCGCGCCGGCCGAGTCGCGCCGCGCGATGGAGCAAACGATCAAGAGCCTGGGGCACCTCTCCCCGGCCGTGGCCCGGCTGGCCACCTCACCGCACACCCTGGAGGGCTTCCTCGGGATGAGTGCCCTCTTCGAGCGGACAACGCTCGAACCGGTCGCCCGCGAAGTCGTGATCATGACGGTCGCCACCCGCAACGCGTGCGACCTGTGCGTGAACATGCACACGGGCAAGCTGCGCGGGCTCGGCGCGCCGGAGGGGCTGATCGCCGAGCTGCGCGAAGGGAAGCCGCTGACGGACGAACGCCTGGAAGCGGTACGGGAGTTCACGCTCGCGGTGTACGCGACGGCGGGCGCGGTCCCCGACGACGCCCTGAACGCGTTCCTGTCCCACGGCCACACCCGCCAGAACGCCCTGGAGGTCGTCCTCGGCATCGGCGCGTACACAGTGTCGACGTTCGCCAACCGTCTGACGCGGGCGTCGCACTGAGTCCGGGCCTCAGCCCCGCGCGGCCGCCACCGCCACCACGACGAACATCAGCACGAGCACACCGGCCATGATCCGGTTCCTGGTCTTCGGGTTCACGCGTACGAGCGTAACGAACGCCCTCCCCGCCGCGTTCGGCCACCCCGGGCGCGCCACCGTACCCGGGCGATGACTCAGTGTTACCGTCCCGAAGGTGGATCACGTACGGCGTCGGCGACACCGCCTAGTTCCGGTCACCCTCCTCACGGTGGGCCTGCTGCTCGCGGGCTGCTCGTCGGGCAAGGACGAGAATCCCACCCCGCCCGGCGACACCTCGCAGACCGAGGAGTCCACCACCGGGCCGCCGCCCGCGGAGCCGACCGGGCAGCCGAGCGAGGACACGAGCGGTCAGCAGACCAACGGCGGCGAGGACGGCGGCACCAGCGGCGGCTTCAAGGCGGCGGGGCGGGTCTCGACCGACTTCGACGGGGTGTGGCCCAGCGTCAAGGTGACCTTCACCAACTCCGGCAAGGACACGTACAGCGGCACCGCGACCGTCTCCGACTGCAGCCCCACGGGCCGCTGGACGACCGGGACGGGCCCTCAGCCGGTCAACCTCTCACCCGATGAATCCGTGACGCTTGAGTGGGTGTTCGAGAACACCTCCCACGCGCCCCTCATCCCCGCCCACACCGCGTGCGTCAAGCTGACCGGCAAGCCCGAGGCGCAGAGCAGCCCCTTCCCGGCCGACACCGTGCCGCCGGACGAGGAGGAGGAGCCCGATCCCGCCTCCTCCGCCGACGCCGCCTGACCCAGGAGGCCGTACATGGAGGAGCAGCCCGCCCCGGCCCGGCCCCCGTGGGGCAACTGGCTCAAGGCCGTCGCCGGGTTCGTCGCGCCCACGACCCTGCTCACCGGGCTCCTCTTCTACTTCGGCTACGCCTACACCTCTTCCCTCTACTCGTACTTCGGCGTCGATGTCGCCACCCTCGGCCTGTCCACCCAGGACCTGCTGCTGCGCAGCCCGGCAAGCCTGTACATGCCCTTGGCCGTGGCGCTCGCCGCCGGGCTCGCGGGAGCGCTCGGGCTCGCGTGGGTCTCCTCCCTCGGTGACGCACGACCGGGCCTCGTGCGCCGTCTGGGGCACGTGGGCGTAGGGCTTGCCCTGTGCGGCGGCGCGCTCTTCGTCCTCGGGCTGCTCGGCGGTCTCCAGGTGTGGCCCGCCGGGCCGCTCGACACCCCCCTGCTCCTCGGCGGCGGCCTGCTGCTCGTGGTGTACGGGCGCACACTGCACCTCAAGACCACCGGGCACCCCTTCCCCGGCGAGCTGAAGACCCTCGCCATCGTGGCGGCGCTGATCGCCGTGAGCTTGTTCTGGGCCGTACAGGCCTACGCCCAGATCCATGGCAGGGACGACGGGCGGGAGCTGGCCCGGAATCTGTGGCACCGGCCGATGGTGGTCGTCGACACCCCCGAGCAGCTCTACTTCGGGGCCGCGCCGGTGCAGGAGACCTCGCTGCCTGCGGGCGGCCCGGGACAGAAGTACAAGTACCGCTACCGAGGCGTGCGTCTTCTCGCCCAGTCCGGCAACCGCATGTTCCTCATCCCGGACGGCTGGACCCGTACCCGCGGGTTCGTGGTCATGGTCCCGGCCGACGGGACCGTCCGCGTCGCCTTCCGCCGAGAGCTGGGGCTCGTCACTTCCCCAACCCCCACCGCCCCACCACCTCGTACCGCGGCACCTCCCCCGGCACCCCGCTGACCGGCAGCCGGCTGCGGACCAGGACCAGTTCCTCCGTCTGCCACGCCGTGCCCTCGAAGGGCGTGAGCGCGTCGACGTACGGGTGCAGGTCGGCCCCCGTCCGGCTGCGGGCCAGGGTGAGGTGGGGGTGGTAGCGGCGGTGCTCCTCCATCGCCACGCCCGCGCGGCGGGCCGCCGCGTCCGAGCGTTCGGCCAGCAGCCGCAGGGCGTCGATCGCGCCCGCGACGCCCGCCCACAGCACCTTGTCCCCGAACCGGCCGCCCCCGTGGAGGCGGAGCTCGAAGGGCGGGGTGCGGTGGGCGGCCCGGGCCAGACGGGCGTGCAGGTCCGGCAGGAGTGCCTCGTCCACCTCGCCCAGGAACGCCAGCGTGAGGTGCCAGTCGTCGCGGCCCGCCCAGCGCAGCCGGTCCGCGCCGGGCAGGGCGCGCAACTCGTCCACCGCCACGCCGAGTTCGGCCAGCCGGGGCGGCGGGGGCAGCACGGCCACGAAGAGTCTCATGGGACCAGTTTTGCCCCCGGGGACGGGCTCGTCACGCCGCCGTGGCCAGTTGCTCCCTCGGGACGAACTCCACGTGCCTGCGGCCGCGCCGCAGATCCACCTTGAGCTTCAGGTTCGCCGCCCGCGCCAGCATCAGGCCGACGCCGACCGCCGCGAGGGCGCAGATCAGTCCGCCCAGGGCGAGGCTGACCCGTACGCCGTACTCGTCCGTGAGCCAGCCGAAGAGCGGGCCGCCCAGCGGGGTGCCGCCGGTGAAGACCATCATGAACAGGCTCATCACCCGGCCGCGCATCTCCGGGTCGGTGGCCATCTGGACGGAGGCGTTGGCCGTGACGTTCACCGTCAGGCCGAGGACGCCGATCGGGAGCAGGAGCGCGACGAAGAGCGCCATGCCGGGCGCCATCGCCGCCGCGACCTCGATGACCGCGAACAGCCCCGCCGCCCCGGCCAGCAGGCGCAGCCGCGTGGTGCCCCGGCGGGCGGCGAGCAGTGCGCCGATCAGGGAGCCGATCGCCATCAGGCTGTTGAACAGGCCGTACATCCCGGAGCCGCCGTGGAAGACGTCGTGGGCGAAGGCGCTCAGCCAGATCGGGAAGTTGAAGCCGAAGGTGCCGACGAAGCCGACCAGGACGATCGGCCAGATCAGCTCCGGGCGCTTGGAGACGTAGTCCAGGCCCTCGCGGAGCTGGCCCTTGCCGCGCGGCGCGAGCTTGGTGGGCCGCAGGTCGGCCGTGCGCATCAGGGCGAGGCCCGCCAGCGGGGCGAGGAAGGAGAGGCCGTTGGCGAGGAACGCCCAGCCGGGTCCCACCGCCGCCATCACCGCGCCCGCGACCGCCGGGCCCACCAGACGCGCCGACTGGAAGTTGGCCGAGTTGAGGCTGACCGCGTTGCGGACCTGGTCGGGGCCGACCATCTCGGAGACGAAGGACTGCCGGGTCGGGTTGTCGACCACGGTGACCAGGCCGGTGAAGAACGCGGTCACGTAGACGTGCCAGACCTGGACGTTTCCGGAGAGCGTCATGGCCGCCAGGAACAGACCGCCGAGGCCCATCGCGCTCTGGGTGACGAAGAGGATGCTCCGCTTGGCGAAGCGGTCGGCGATGACGCCGCCGTACAGCCCGAAGAGCAGCATCGGCAGGAACTGCATGGCGGTGGTGATGCCCACCGCCACCGAGGAACCGGTGATCTGGAGGACCAGCCAGTCCTGGGTGATCCGCGCCATCCACGTACCGATGTTGGAGACGATGGCGCCGGAGAAGAACAGCCGGTAGTTGCGGATCGCGAGGGAGGAGAAGGTCCCCCGCCTGCCGCCGTCGCCGGCAGCGGTGTCGTGGGTGGATTTGTGTGCGGGGGCGGAGTCTGCTCCGGATCCCGTACTCAAAGGGGTTCGCCTCCTTTTATGCGCGGTCAGTTCACAGGTGTGCGAGCTTCTCCAGTACGGGTGCGGCGGCGCGCAGCTTCGCCCACTCGTCCTCGTCCAGGCCTTCCGCGAGGGAAGCCAGCCAGGCGTTGCGCTTGCGGCGGCTCTCTTCGAGCATCGCCTCGGCCTCTTCGGTCTGGCTGACCACCTTCTGGCGGCGGTCATCGGGGTGCGGCTCCAGCCTGACCAGGCCCTTCGCCTCCAGCAGCGCGACGATGCGGGTCATCGACGGCGGCTGGACATGCTCCTTGCGGGCCAGCTCACCGGGGGTGGCCGAGCCGCAGCGGAAGAGGGTGCCGAGCACCGACATCTCGGTCGGGCTCAGCGACTCGTCGACGCGCTGGTGCTTCAGGCGCCTGCTCAGGCGCATGACCGCCGAGCGGAGGGAGTTCACGGCGGCGACGTCGGCGTCGCTGTCGTGGGGCAGGTCAGACATGTTCGTTAGAATAACTCATTACTCTGGCTAAATACCAGCCCGGGTACCCCTCGGGTACCACCGGCGCGCCGCCACAGCGGGCGCGCACGACCACACACATCACCCGAATGAGTGAGAGCTATCGGAAAAGTGACGCACCGGGGCGGGGCCTGCGGCGACCCTCGTCCCATGGGGACCAGCGTGCTCAGCCTGCGGATAGACGGTGAGCTGCTCGAACGGCTCCGGCAGCATGCCGCAAAACGCGGAATGAGCGTCCAGGACTATGTGGTCCGGACGCTCATTCGCGACGACTTCGACGAGCGGCTCCAGGCCGCGGCCGCCGAGACGGAGAAGTTCTACGGGGCGGCCTAGCGCCCCCCGACTACGTAAGACCCAGCGCCGGCATCAGGTAGTAGAAGCCGAACACCGCCGCCACGACGTACATCGCCACCGGCACGTCACGGCCGCGCCCTGCCACCAGGCGCAGCACCGTGAAGGTGATGAAGCCCATGCCGATGCCGTTGGTGATCGAGTACGTGAACGGCATCATCACCATCGTCACGAACGCCGGGATCGCGATCGTCCAGTCGTCCCAGTCGATCTGCCGGATCGAGCCGGACAGGATCAGGAAGCCCACCGCGAGCAGCGCCGGGGTGGCGGCCTGGGACGGGACCATGGTGGCGAGCGGGGTCAGGAACAGCGCGACCGTGAAGAGGCCGCCGGTGACCACGTTCGCGAAGCCGGTGCGGGCACCCTCGCCGACTCCCGCCGTGGACTCCACGAAGCAGGTGGTGGCCGAGGAGGACGACGCGCCGCCCGCCGCGACCGCGATGCCGTCCACGAACAGCACCCGGTTGATGCCGGGCATGTTGCCCTCGGCGTCCGTCAGCTTGGCCTCGTCGCTGATGCCCATGATCGTGCCCATGGCGTCGAAGAAGCACGACAGCAGCACGGTGAAGACGAACAGGACGCCGGTCAGGACGCCGACCTTGTCGAAGCCGCCGAACAGGCTGACCTTGCCGAGCAGGCCGAAGTCCGGGCTGGCGACCGGGTTGCCGGGCCAGGTCGGAGTGGTCAGGCCCCAGGACGGGACGGTCGCCACCGCGTTGATGATCATCGCGAGGCCGGTCATCACGACGATCGAGATGAGGATCGCGCCGGGCACCTTGCGTACGAGCAGCGCGAGCGTGAGCAGGACGCCGAGGATGAAGACCAGGACCGGCCAGCCGAGCAGATGGCCGTTGCCGCCGAGCTGGAGCGGGACGGTGGTGTGGGCGGCGTCCGGGATGCGGGAGACGAAGCCCGAGTCGACCAGGCCGATCAGCATGATGAACAGGCCGATGCCGATCGCGATGCCCTTGCGCAGCCCCAGCGGCACCGCGTTCATCACGCGCTCGCGCAGCCCGGTGGCGACCAGGAGCATCACCACGAAGCCCGCCAGGACGACCATGCCCATCGCGTCGGGCCAGCTCATCCGGGGCGCCAGCTGGAGGGCGACCACGGTGTTCACACCGAGACCGGCGGCCAGCGCGATCGGCACATTGCCGATGACGCCCATCAGGAGCGTGGTGAAGGCGGCGGTCAGCACGGTGGCGGTGACCAGCTGGCCGCCGTCGAGCTGGTGCCCGTACATGTCCTTCGCGCTGCC encodes the following:
- a CDS encoding MarR family winged helix-turn-helix transcriptional regulator; this translates as MSDLPHDSDADVAAVNSLRSAVMRLSRRLKHQRVDESLSPTEMSVLGTLFRCGSATPGELARKEHVQPPSMTRIVALLEAKGLVRLEPHPDDRRQKVVSQTEEAEAMLEESRRKRNAWLASLAEGLDEDEWAKLRAAAPVLEKLAHL
- a CDS encoding ribbon-helix-helix protein, CopG family, which codes for MGTSVLSLRIDGELLERLRQHAAKRGMSVQDYVVRTLIRDDFDERLQAAAAETEKFYGAA
- a CDS encoding NCS2 family permease — encoded protein: MSPSATAKVDAPPAPKPPVNALDRYFKISERGSTLAREVRGGFATFFAMAYIIVLNPIILGSAKDMYGHQLDGGQLVTATVLTAAFTTLLMGVIGNVPIALAAGLGVNTVVALQLAPRMSWPDAMGMVVLAGFVVMLLVATGLRERVMNAVPLGLRKGIAIGIGLFIMLIGLVDSGFVSRIPDAAHTTVPLQLGGNGHLLGWPVLVFILGVLLTLALLVRKVPGAILISIVVMTGLAMIINAVATVPSWGLTTPTWPGNPVASPDFGLLGKVSLFGGFDKVGVLTGVLFVFTVLLSCFFDAMGTIMGISDEAKLTDAEGNMPGINRVLFVDGIAVAAGGASSSSATTCFVESTAGVGEGARTGFANVVTGGLFTVALFLTPLATMVPSQAATPALLAVGFLILSGSIRQIDWDDWTIAIPAFVTMVMMPFTYSITNGIGMGFITFTVLRLVAGRGRDVPVAMYVVAAVFGFYYLMPALGLT